The following DNA comes from Mya arenaria isolate MELC-2E11 chromosome 11, ASM2691426v1.
TTTAGTttttagtgttatcattttctattaaatatctttttattagGAATTACCATCGAAATAAGCACTGGGTAGTCCCCTCaagaatataaaaacatactttttaggccataattaataaatgtttgcgAGTGAGtaggtaggtagggattttttttcttagtaccaaaagttttttttttttttccaatagtATCCCCCTTTGATAATAGACTGAAAATTTGTTGACACCGCAGatggcaatttattttttggagGCTGTACAATTAAACCAGTTGGTTGGGCACCgcaaacacttttttaaagatGGCCTCAAGTTTAGTACACACAGTCAGACACACACAAAGTTCTAAGTTCTATCTCCGGTGTAGATGTCGCTTAATATGTACAGAGATGAGTGAATTTATGACATGGATATTTTACAATGTGTCAAAATGAAGGAAAAAATGAATGTACTTAATAGTAACTTAATAATCTGTACAAAACTATAATGCATGTCTCATAAAGAATCTACACTTTGCACTTCCCGAATATCAATGaaacacaaatgaaaaacaatctgGGAAAAATAGGTGGTAAACAGCTGCCAGATTTATCTTATAcctaaatacttaaaaaaaatataattgtcatggaaacatattgttttatacaattggtcATTTAGCACACTTCTAATTGTCACACtgctaaaatatgaaaaaagattGTAACTTTAATTTAGACACCACCTTCTCCACtgaaagtatttaaaacatCCAGTAAATGCAAGAttgcacaaatatatatatatataattctatTCTAGACTACTACAATACTTAAATTTATACACGAATGGTCATCCAGCCAGCCAGAACCACCATTATCTCTCCTCTCCCCCCACCCCCCTTTCTATTCCCCAAACAACCCCATTCCTGCCAGCACTTGATTGACTAgtctaaaacaaacatttaacacaacaaGAGCTCCCCAGACCAAACATAAACGCTTGTCTTTTATTTTAACGCACAAAAAGTACAATTCATTTATTAGTAAAACCACAgcttttgttcttgttttacatgtgtgtattgtctaaGGCAACAagtgtgccaagtttcatttgaatatcttgaacagtttgtGAGTTATGAGCCCAGGtatcaaggctatgacaaaaccTTGACAAAGTTATCTAATGCAGTTATTACGTTACAGAACTTTTTTATATGCCTTCCTGTGgttaataaagatttatcattgaaattttaaatgatatttcactttttcaaacagtgaaaatatgaatttgatattttcactgttttgaaatttagcCTGTTCTCTCattcaaatcaaacatcagcttaatgttttatttggtaatgGCCATGATAAAAGTTTTGCAAAATGACACAACAACAGGCAGTAACAAAACCttgactttttttctttaaactcatgaagttgttttaaaatcccACCCCCAAAATACCAAACACATCTCAAAGTATACTTCGTACTGAACGAGTATATCTATTTTCGAAAATTTTATGAAATCCCCCTGAAATTAATTCGAGTTCCCTACTTCAAAGAAGTAAATTGGTAGTCATAATGCAATAAATAGTGTCCACAAATCTTATCACTTCAATGGTAGAAATgagcacaagcccacaagctCTGTACTTGTAAATTGTTTGCAGGGCCTGGTCAAAGTCTGAATATTCCATAGCCAGGCCTGTCACTATTTCTTTAGCCTAGTAGTTATGTAAGATTTGATTTCAGGCTTGCTCAatcaatttgatgaatatacAAATTTGATGACAATGTCAAGTTGATTGATGTAAAGAactaaagaaatacattatagcaactcaaacaaaatgtacaacatgctgggaattttatttcatatagatTTGTGTGGTTAATGCCTCTGCTTTTCATCAAGAATAGCTTTTTAGACATGCATATGAATTAGCAATGGGCTCTTTAGTTTGATTATGATAGAAAAATTCATACCAAGTATCAGAAATGGAAAAATTGCACATCCATTTTATCATtgtatcaacaaatatttaaacagagTAATGGAACTAACTACTTATATGTGTACATACTTAACATAGTTTGCAAGTTATACACATGCATCATTAACATTTTTGTGAATTGTACAAATGCATCATTAACATAGTTTGTGAATTGTACACATGCATCATTAACATAGTTTGTGAATTGTACACATGCATCATTAACATAGTTTGTGAGTTTTCTTCATACATCATTAACATAGTTTGTGAGTTTTCTTCATACCTAACTAACATAGTTTGTGAGTGTTCTTcaaatatcattaacaaaaatgataaccTTTCCTCATACATCATTAACAGTTTTTGAGTTTTTCTACAAACATTCATTAACATAGTTTCTGAAATTTTCTCAAACATCATAAACAGTTTGTGAACTTtccacaaaaaaatattaacaagttTGTGAGTTTTTCTCTTACATAATAGCATAGTTTATAATGTTTTCcctttctaaaaaatatatacagcaTCTAAACATCCAAACATTACATAGTAACATCGGGAGGATAACAGGGGGGTTTTGTAGTGGTTTAATATTAACATCTTAGTCACACGGGGCTTATCATACAACATTTAGCAAACGTCGGTCATAAAATCAgagaataaaaaatacacatgatAGCATACACAGTATAATAAATGTACAAGCCTCACATATCAAATCTGTTTTGAATTCTGTCCTCCTAACAGGCATAACATGGAATTTGTACCAACAGTCAATTGAAGTAAACTGATAActtctttggtttggtcaaaattagcctaggccaaaacaaaatgtttagtTAGGGTTacgttctttttaaaaacaggtagagtaggtaggcttttttagtttgtttattaGACTTTATGTTAAAAGGTTATACTCACCAATTGGGAATGGCCTTAAaattatcttctgtataaagctttacaGGTTTTAAACTacttgtcaaaacatttaaaatatattttttgaattttttcttcaatttttttaccaacaaacaataaaaagcgGTGGGCCTATTTCcaaggtagggtcgggtaacctgaaccaaatgttttttatttaaggccAAATGATAAATTTTTATCCAAGAAGAACTATTATCCGATCAAATCAGTTAAACAGCAAACTAAAAAACGCTTACCATCGGACAATTTAccaatgttttatacaattgactgctgcaaattataaatttgataGGTAATTTATGGCGGCATATCAAACGTTAATATACTTTATGAATAGAAAAATAGATCTAAAATAACGTCATTTcatgataatattaaaattatttgtgcATATACTGGTAAGCAATTATCAATTGTAATATCTCAGAACGTTACATAATTTTGCAATCGgttaaaagttaaaagtttttgttattttccagcCCTCTACAAAATTTAATTTGCCATGGTCATTCAATATAGCCCTAAACACACAGGAATAATATATCAGGAGTGTTATTTAAGGACAAACATACTCAAACAATAGCTAAGCTCACaatttttgttatgttataaattgtgTATTCTGTATTCGTATTGTATCtttaccatatttaaaaaattttgataaaaagttcTTAAGaaaatttattataaagataaacAAGATAAAAGTTTGTCTACatgattaagtttaaaaaagtaaaattaagctaaatgaaatatgataattAAACCTGTGAGGCTTAAGACACAAACTATCATGTCCTACCTGTTCTAAGGGTAACGTTCAGTTTACAAGAATAtctatttttacaatttctaaATTTTACAGCAATCAAATACAGAAATTCCATAGCCAAAAGTATAAAACTTATCTATTCTTCGgttttgtttattgattggtcaatatttatccaaatattAATGTCAACCTATCCAATTGTTTAATGCTCAAACTAGCTAAACCTAGATAAATTATCCACTTGGCTGCTAATGATgacaaatgattttattaaaattgtgtataatatttttttgagatCAAATATTAGtacgtaaatgtattttaactaattataatcatgtttgtaaataaaatttgattggGCAAGAGATGAAACAAATTCCTGTGTGCCCTATGtagcacaatgtacatgtatttatcagAACAATTTACTGGGCGGAGATCCAAGAGTCTGAGAGCCAGAAACCCTGGTCTGTTCCTGATTCCTAGATTGCATTTTGACCGGGAAACCAGCCCCCGACGTTAAAAGTCTTGTCCCAGTAACATGCAAGTTTGCCACTGTCCTGGCATTTGACTGGTTAATACTGACATTTCCACTTGTCCCTGACCTACTTAGACCTGACGTTCCTGTATGAGTGACAGCTCCGACACTCCCACTACTTCTAAGCCCCTCCCTCACACTACCGGTTGTCATCGGGCCAACATTTCCTGAACTGCCAATCACTCCGGTCAAACTGAATGCCCCTCCCCCTGAAGATAAAGTCCCGCCCCCGCTGGTTAATCCACCACCCCCACTCCCATGTCCCTGGGTCGAGTTGTCACACCCCAGCCCCTGCCTGTGGGGCCTGGTACTGGCCAAAACGGGGGTCCTGATACCCGTCCCGTCTATACCAAGGCCCTGCCCGGGGTTCCAGCCCATCTGCTGTAACATACGGTTCCCAATATTGGTGTCTGGAATTGGCTCGGAATCCCCACCTACTAATCCTGAAAAGATATAAGATTGATACTAGACAAGTGAAATGACACTAATTCGGATTAAGACTGCCCTCAGTAATTAACTACTTTGTTTAGCAGAAGACTATAATGATACCAAATATTTGTCAGTCCAGGGTTATCATGTGACTAGTTAATAAATCCATAAGTGTAATAGTTATGAGTATTTATATAAGGTTGGATTGGGGTCATGTTACTTGTTTTGAGCCTAATACCAATGTTATACAGCCTACTTTAAAGGAAGTCACACATGTTGTTAAATGTGTAATTTCTGTGAGGATAGATAATACCAGATTCACAAACTGCATGTCGTTAACTTACTTATTCCTATCCATACATTGTCAAGGGTTTTTGCTGCAGCCCCAACACATTACCACTAATTTTAGGTCTCTTATGCATTCTCTCgaaattaattcaataaaataattttttaaaaagaaagaaaatatatcgATATAAAGTGTGAAATATTATTATCCTACCAAATATTGGTGGTGGTGTTTTTCTTTGGCGTTTGCTGTCAGTAAGTGTGTTAGATGTTGGAACCCCTGTAGGGCTTGTGAATCGGGAAGCAAGTTTCCCTTGAATACTGTTCCACTTGTGTCGCTCTTGGATAAAATGCTGGACCGTGTAGCCAGGTATCTGGAACATAGAATTAAATTTTGGTAAACTGGGAAGCAAGTTTACTATTAGATGATATAAATAAAGTTCCGATTGACAGCAGAGGTTAACTGGAAAGTAAATTTTCCCTTAATATTGTTTCAGTTGGGTGTCTCTTGTATTAACCGCTGAACATGTATCTAGAACATGAGAACATAGAAATATAGTTCCTATTGATAGCTGAGGTGATCTGGGATGCcacttttccttaaattttgtttcaataatggATAATTTGCTGAACTTATAACCAGGTATCTAGAACACAAATAGAGTTCCTATTACTAGCAGAGGTATGAAATGTTGGTGAACACTGTAGCAATTTTTCCTGGAATACTGTTCCACTTGCTGCACATTGTGGCTAGGTATTTAGAACATGGACCTAGAATCCATATTGTATGGGGTATTTTAGTAAATGATAGCAGTAGAGATAATCCTTTTAAAGTGAACAGGAAAACAAATTTTCCCTAAACACTGTTCCACCTGTGTTGCTAATGGATAATCTGTGAACCATGTAGACCAATATCTAGAACAATACATTGGAGTAAATAGTGTCTGAATGaccaatcggaactcctcggcctttttccatcaaaaacaaactCCTACAGTCAGATTTCATTCAAAAAATTAATTGTGCTGCAAGTAGATTGTGTAGTGATCTTAACAAAGCACTTTACCCATTGGAGtcttattatttatacaataatacactTGCAATCAATTTGGTCTAAGGAAAAAAcattacatgttaaaacactacaatcagtcatcaaaattagacttttaaatgaacaagcctgaatccttatactattgcttggcatcaattttcTTAACAAGACCAGCTACCGAGCTCTATAATATTTAGAATTTTAACAAGCCCGGAAGATATTTTACCattgcagggcttgtgggcttgtgttaatttcaactTCTgcacaattaattaataatattaattaaaattttatcaacAACTTCCGCTGATGTCCCAGCATACACCCGagattgttttcattgaaaataactAAGGAGTTCCAATTTTCTGATTGACTTcagaaaataagattttataaacatttagtGATGTGGGAAGCAACTTTTCAGTGAATACTTGGATTTCAGAGACAATTGGTGAACTAGATAATCCTCTGACCTGTGCATATGGTCTAGTTTTTATAACCTGAAAACTTTGTCATACtgcttttaagtatttttaagtaaattgtaaagtcattaaataaacttatatCAGGACATACCTTTCCTCTTAGCTTTCTTCTACCGAATCGTATTTCCCTTCCACactgaaataacaaatacatgtacatgtaatacaGAATGTCATATGTGAAATAATATCTGACCTCAtgaatgtacattgtattttatttctcttttcTGAGGGAGgtgtgatattttttaaagagttcAGTTACGTTGTGTGAAATTTCAACAAACTTcaactattaaaacaatacatgtgtTTACTACCCCATAGCCTTTGATCTGTATTGCTGATTTCGAGATTTAATCTCTTGCCATTTTGGCGaaaccaaaatttatttgtacGCCTGAAAGTATTtggagtatgcctaggtacgcccctgCTCAACAATTTTTCTACGAAATGAGACGAGccaatttacatgtacatacatgtctCATGATCCGTGTCATGCGAGCTTTGAAGCCGACTTGCGAGGACCTAGAAAGGTGTTGAAAACTGCCAGTTAGGATCTGCTGGAAGTGTTTGTCCGACACCATCGTCTCATCACCGCTGTTCACACCGTCGTTTTCCCACCATGGTATGACGCCAGGGATTCCACTCGCTGGCCCACTCTCATGGAAGAAGTCGCTCTGTTCATCATCAGCTGAGagtaaaaatggtatttttaattgattttaataactttaatgttTTCATCAAGAGGTAACATAGATGGATCGAACAGCTTCTGATGTTCAAAAAATGGGCAAACAATGAGTCGATGATACCTTTTACCCTTTGccattgtttaaattttggtccatttttctaaaaaattcTACAGCAAAACACATCATTCAGCCAAAAAACAGGCCTACAGATGAACTTGATTTTACAATCAAAACTTTTGTGATTTATAATCTTTAAAATAGTTTCCTTTAACAGTTTCAAAAcccttttataaaaatgagaatattagacatcttaaaaaatactttgCTGGGCTTGatcctgttttaagggactttAGATTGTTAAAGAAAGTTGGGCCTGTTctattaataacttttatttaatacaaataaatatttaaattaaaatcaatctgTGCAATCAAGTCCCCTAAGATACAAACAGATGATATTATCAACctattttcatgttttgatgACATGTGTCTATATTGAATACCTTTACTTTAAATtatggcaaaaaaataaaattgttagtTGCCTAAAAACATACTGTCAGTCAGTAAGGGTTTCATTTTTAAGATTAAGATGTCTCTGAATGTCATTTCCACacttttaaactgttactaTTTTGTCTAAGTCAATTTTTATGATAGCCCTCTTTAAAAACCTGTCATTTAGTGGTCTATAAAGAAAATAGAGTTAAACAAATAAGGTTTGTCAGGAGACACGATATGAGaaacttcatatatatatttaccaaaaagtaaaaaaagtcaGAAATAACTGTTAATGAGCAATAACAGAATAATAAGGGTTTGGTTAAATAAATAAGGGTCCATCAGGAAACTAGAAACATAACAATTTCGTTTACACCTAATCATACCTTCTGCAGTTACACAGTACTCATCCCCAGACACCGAATCACTGCTGCAGCTGCTACTTATAGTTGAACTACTGCTCTCTCTGTggttaagaaaaatattataaatataaaaaatccaGATTAAAACAACTGTTAACTACAAACCagcataactttttttttttatgaagacattcccaaaacaagaggcacatcagtgcctgtgctccactggccaaaaggttcaagcaaagaccacctaacgaacattttcgtcaagtttcatagaaatacaatcatcaatttttgaggagaagttatttaaaaattttttttactttaatagctctggctgccatgttgtgcagtggaccgaaatgatttgggcaatttgagtaaaggagcaccaaacaaacatttctgtcaagttttatcgaaaaaaggtcatcggtttcgacgacaagtcgtataaagttttttttattttttagctctggcagccatggtgtgcagtggactggaaccatttaacaaattttggttaatgaccacccaaggaacatttctgtcaagtttcatcaaaatctgatcatcggtttctgaggagaagtggtgtcaaggtttttcctatttttagctctggctgccatgttgtgcagcggaccggaaccatttgggcaattttggttaaagggcatcccgatgaacatttatgtaaagtttcatcaaaatctgataatcggtttctgagaagatgtagtttaacgtttttttctattcttagctctggtgcccatgttgtgcagcagaccagaactgtttgggctattttggttaaggactacccaagtaacatttctgtcaagtttcattgaaatacgatcatcggtttctgaatagaagtcgtttaaaggtttttctatttttacctctgggggccatcttgtgcagtggaccgg
Coding sequences within:
- the LOC128209333 gene encoding G patch domain-containing protein 2-like translates to MENNIVSDFERLRVFSSSIGKMDDLVHDLSMALEDAASHKRSKSDGGHGASSSSTRRHPRKRRGRRKRHQPDNGNFSETSQSSIDEALKDYMENCAQSDSDDLTIAHHIVRLTMPLSINYVPTQVESDSVNESLFSPIRPQRRRKKYKTMAIDPDPSSSQHDSPIQGKPKFSRPRSKTMELPRCSMGTSPMDGGGFPQINKEGVTEDTVPGKRKRNSRKTDFQADDCFNKDDDSVQDSTMNSQESSSSTISSSCSSDSVSGDEYCVTAEADDEQSDFFHESGPASGIPGVIPWWENDGVNSGDETMVSDKHFQQILTGSFQHLSRSSQVGFKARMTRIMRHCGREIRFGRRKLRGKIPGYTVQHFIQERHKWNSIQGKLASRFTSPTGVPTSNTLTDSKRQRKTPPPIFGLVGGDSEPIPDTNIGNRMLQQMGWNPGQGLGIDGTGIRTPVLASTRPHRQGLGCDNSTQGHGSGGGGLTSGGGTLSSGGGAFSLTGVIGSSGNVGPMTTGSVREGLRSSGSVGAVTHTGTSGLSRSGTSGNVSINQSNARTVANLHVTGTRLLTSGAGFPVKMQSRNQEQTRVSGSQTLGSPPSKLF